Within Coffea eugenioides isolate CCC68of unplaced genomic scaffold, Ceug_1.0 ScVebR1_103;HRSCAF=471, whole genome shotgun sequence, the genomic segment NNNNNNNNNNNNNNNNNNNNNNNNNNNNNNNNNNNNNNNNNNNNNNNNNNNNNNNNNNNNNNNNNNNNNNNNNNNNNNNNNNNNNNNNNNNNNNNNNNNNNNNNNNNNNNNNNNNNNNNNNNNNNNNNNNNNNNNNNNNNNNNNNNNNNNNNNNNNNNNNNNNNNNNNNNNNNNNNNNNNNNNNNNNNNNNNNNNNNNNNNNNNNNNNNNNNNNNNNNNNNNNNNNNNNNNNNNNNNNNNNNNNNNNNNNNNNNNNNNNNNNNNNNNNNNNNNNNNNNNNNNNNNNNNNNNNNNNNNNNNNNNNNNNNNNNNNNNNNNNNNNNNNNNNNNNNNNNNNNNNNNNNNNNNNNNNNNNNNNNNNNNNNNNNNNNNNNNNNNNNNNNNNNNNNNNNNNNNNNNNNNNNNNNNNNNNNNNNNNNNNNNNNNNNNNNNNNNNNNNNNNNNNNNNNNNNNNNNNNNNNNNNNNNNNNNNNNNNNNNNNNNNNNNNNNNNNNNNNNNNNNNNNNNNNNNNNNNNNNNNNNNNNNNNNNNNNNNNNNNNNNNNNNNNNNNNNNNNNNNNNNNNNNNNNNNNNNNNNNNNNNNNNNNNNNNNNNNNNNNNNNNNNNNNNNNNNNNNNNNNNNNNNNNNNNNNNNNNNNNNNNNNNNNNNNNNNNNNNNNNNNNNNNNNNNNNNNNNNNNNNNNNNNNNNNNNNNNNNNNNNNNNNNNNNNNNNNNNNNNNNNNNNNNNNNNNNNNNNNNNNNNNNNNNNNNNNNNNNNNNNNNNNNNNNNNNNNNNNNNNNNNNNNNNNNNNNNNNNNNNNNNNNNNNNNNNNNNNNNNNNNNNNNNNNNNNNNNNNNNNNNNNNNNNNNNNNNNNNNNNNNNNNNNNNNNNNNNNNNNNNNNNNNNNNNNNNNNNNNNNNNNNNNNNNNNNNNNNNNNNNNNNNNNNNNNNNNNNNNNNNNNNNNNNNNNNNNNNNNNNNNNNNNNNNNNNNNNNNNNNNNNNNNNNNNNNNNNNNNNNNNNNNNNNNNNNNNNNNNNNNNNNNNNNNNNNNNNNNNNNNNNNNNNNNNNNNNNNNNNNNNNNNNNNNNNNNNNNNNNNNNNNNNNNNNNNNNNNNNNNNNNNNNNNNNNNNNNNNNNNNNNNNNNNNNNNNNNNNNNNNNNNNNNNNNNNNNNNNNNNNNNNNNNNNNNNNNNNNNNNNNNNNNNNNNNNNNNNNNNNNNNNNNNNNNNNNNNNNNNNNNNNNNNNNNNNNNNNNNNNNNNNNNNNNNNNNNNNNNNNNNNNNNNNNNNNNNNNNNNNNNNNNNNNNNNNNNNNNNNNNNNNNNNNNNNNNNNNNNNNNNNNNNNNNNNNNNNNNNNNNNNNNNNNNNNNNNNNNNNNNNNNNNNNNNNNNNNNNNNNNNNNNNNNNNNNNNNNNNNNNNNNNNNNNNNNNNNNNNNNNNNNNNNNNNNNNNNNNNNNNNNNNNNNNNNNNNNNNNNNNNNNNNNNNNNNNNNNNNNNNNNNNNNNNNNNNNNNNNNNNNNNNNNNNNNNNNNNNNNNNNNNNNNNNNNNNNNNNNNNNNNNNNNNNNNNNNNNNNNNNNNNNNNNNNNNNNNNNNNNNNNNNNNNNNNNNNNNNNNNNNNNNNNNNNNNNNNNNNNNNNNNNNNNNNNNNNNNNNNNNNNNNNNNNNNNNNNNNNNNNNNNNNNNNNNNNNNNNNNNNNNNNNNNNNNNNNNNNNNNNNNNNNNNNNNNNNNNNNNNNNNNNNNNNNNNNNNNNNNNNNNNNNNNNNNNNNNNNNNNNNNNNNNNNNNNNNNNNNNNNNNNNNNNNNNNNNNNNNNNNNNNNNNNNNNNNNNNNNNNNNNNNNNNNNNNNNNNNNNNNNNNNNNNNNNNNNNNNNNNNNNNNNNNNNNNNNNNNNNNNNNNNNNNNNNNNNNNNNNNNNNNNNNNNNNNNNNNNNNNNNNNNNNNNNNNNNNNNNNNNNNNNNNNNNNNNNNNNNNNNNNNNNNNNNNNNNNNNNNNNNNNNNNNNNNNNNNNNNNNNNNNNNNNNNNNNNNNNNNNNNNNNNNNNNNNNNNNNNNNNNNNNNNNNNNNNNNNNNNNNNNNNNNNNNNNNNNNNNNNNNNNNNNNNNNNNNNNNNNNNNNNNNNNNNNNNNNNNNNNNNNNNNNNNNNNNNNNNNNNNNNNNNNNNNNNNNNNNNNNNNNNNNNNNNNNNNNNNNNNNNNNNNNNNNNNNNNNNNNNNNNNNNNNNNNNNNNNNNNNNNNNNNNNNNNNNNNNNNNNNNNNNNNNNNNNNNNNNNNNNNNNNNNNNNNNNNNNNNNNNNNNNNNNNNNNNNNNNNNNNNNNNNNNNNNNNNNNTACCAAAGGGATATTGTGTGTTTGAAGTAAATTTGGGatattatattaataaatatatatttttaaaattattaattaatttatattCGGGTTCAGGTCGAATACGGGTTGGAATACCACATTCCGTATCcaaccattttttttgtttgacaaaacggattcGGATCCGGGTCCGGGTCCCGGAATTATATTCCTACCCGTACCCGGAATAATTTGACGGATTCGGTCCGGGTCTGGGCCCAGACTCggaccgttgacaggcctatGTGTGTAGatacaatatatatatgtatgtgctgggacttaaattatatatatataaatgggACGTAGAGCCACTGCTACTGGTGTATAGTATAgttcaacaacaacaacaacaacggCATTCGACTAATCTGTTAGTGCAGTGCATCAGCAGCTTGAGgttaaaaaaggttaaaaaagaaatttgtacaATATTATACGTATACGAAATATTAACAAACAAAAGCAATCATGAAATATTAAAAAAGAATGCAATTAGAACAAATTTAAAACTCTATTTTAAATACGCGAAATATTAACAAACAAAAGCAAGTAGTAACTTGAGAACaaccacacaaaaaaaaaaagaaaaaaagggggagGAAAACAACATACTCTTAAAAGgcataataaattattataaaagtTGAGCAAGTTTAACTACTgttataaaagtaaaataagcatgagtttttatttcaagtttcttttttcttttaaataaaaattaaaaaaattgattgaaatatatatatatatatgagaattTTGAATACAAATTAATCAATGAATTATTAACACATGTCCAAATGCAAATAGTTGGACATATGTGTATTGAATCTtgtatttattattttcaattacttttaaacaagttAGGTATTGGGTACGCAAATAAAAAATCCAACCTGCCCAATGAATAAATTGGATTGTTCTTATCTAACCCAATAAAATCCATAACCCAATTGATCCAACCCATTCTTTAAAATTAATGGGGGGATTGGACGGGTTGTTGGGTTTTGTGTTTTTTTGCCATCTCTAGGTAATGCCTTCTTTCTAAATTCGTATCTTTCAGGTTACTAAATATATAAGGCACCATTCCTATCAATGTCAATTATGCCATCCTTTCATGTAAGACCATGAGATAACTGGCAAAATCATCATCTTTTTGCAGCGAATTTTTTGTTGCTATTGTAGTGAATGCTAAAATCATTAGATTTACTTGAACCAATTACTTCTGCAAACTTCATGCAGCTCTTCATATTAAAGTGTAGATTTTTTAATAATCAATTTAActtatcaagaaaatgaagaaagagaagtaaTGGCATGGCATGTCCTGACTTATACTCCTAAGTACGGATAAACTTTAATAGAGCTTGCAAGTGTAATGGATTTTTGATTGTAGTAAAAAGCCTTTTGAAGTAACTCATGATGGTGAAAGTGCTCCTCTCCCTATACGATTTTAGTTTATTCTCTGATTGTAATTGTAGCTTTTAGTTCACTTTTGATGCCCACAAACCTGGGGCCATTATAGTGGGCAAACTTACTTTGGTATGAGAACCTAATGTATAGCAAttttttgtgtgatttgttgTATAAAAGGTTTACAAATTTCCTACATTTCGATTTGGAAACTTTCAGGTTCAACATTATAAATAAACAATGCCGTAATGCGTAACAATTTATTCCATTATACTAAGTAGATTCCTTAAGTTGAGTTACGTTCTTAAATGTAAAATAATGCTTGAATACTTTGCTTAGAAAacatcctcttttctttttcttagacATTGGTAAGTCGATCTCTATTCTTACAAAGTAGCTCAATGCAGAACTATAAGTGTAACTATGAATGCTTATTCCATCAGCAAAAATATGTAAGCTTACATGAATGAATATAACATGTTGCTTTTTGAACATGATAGTTACTCAATTGTGTTCAATGTAGCGTTACACAAACTTTATGGgtgatttttatttataaagCTTGATATGATTCAACTTAATACatttctaacaaaaaaaaaacccaaatttCCTACCATTTGACAATTTTTAAGACCATTCTTAATATTGATTTTTAAATGATGACACAAAAAGACAGAAGAACTTTAAGATCACTTGTTACTGCTAATCTAAATTAATGCTCAAGGCATGTATATGAACCTTGAACTGTATTTTCGTCTACGTACATAGAAAGACCCAATGTACAAATTACTTTGAAAAGTATCTTTCATGTAGCCTTTATTTTACTCATACAATAGTGGAGAATAAATCATAATAGCATGAATTTTTCCTTCTCTATTATTTTTGTCCTAAAAAATAGAGATTGGACAAAATAGTTGTTGGATTTAAGTTTCGAATGAAGATAAACAGTACTAAAACACACAACACGAATATAGCTGCATATGTGTTTGAAAGTATAGTATTCTTTCATGCTGTAAATTTTTAGACTAAAGAAAGGTAGCTTCGTCTAAGGAAAATTAATATTTTCCTTAATCAGCTTTCATGACACTTAAAATTAACATATAAAATGGAGATATTAAACAATGTATTGGAAAAAAGTCTGAGGACTAAAGTGATAAAACAAATAGCAAATTCTGTAGCAGGAGCCTTGTCTTATTCTATGTAGGAATTGAGACTAGCAAAGATGCTGTTTTTTATTCAATTGCAATATTATTATAACGAATATAACGTTTGCCTTCAACTCATCTGTCTCTCGCTTATTTTGTTACATGTAAATAACTTGATCAGAAGGGATCATGTCATGATACCATCAGCTATTCAAAAAGATTGATTTTAGATTTTGTATTGTTATTATGCAGCAAACATGAAAAAGTTTTGAGGTATGAAATGTGTGGAATAAGTCTTAAATTAACTTCATGtactttccctttttttcctttttttttgggattctAAATTTTTCCTCAAATTCTAAGCtattatttggagaaaaaaaaacattaattGTCTTTGTTCACAAGTGTTTAGCTCTATACGTAATTGGTTGTCCATACAAAATTAGATTTCGTAATGCTCCTTTTACATGAATACTATATGAGTTTGAAGGTTAATTAATTTACTTGCACCAACTTTGAGTTTTGCTAATTCTTAATAGTATGAGCACttcctgatttttttttttttttggagttctTGAATTGTTCGCTTTCCTTTGAAAATGTAACCTTCTTTGCTAGATACTATACGCTAGTTGGTATCAGTAGGGATGAACTTTCAGGTCAATCTTATTATACTTTTCAAGTTTATATTAGAAGAGAGTATCAAGGAAACAATCTCATAAACACAAATTTTCTTTCTCCTAATTTTATTGTAAGTTGATAATGAAGATAGGAATCACAAAACCCATTAAGAAGCTTGACTTAATGGAATGAAAACTTCTTCACATATCCACTGTTTAGCAAATACTGCATTCCAGACAATATAATATTTTCCTCTTTATGAAGTCTTATGCTTATCCAATTTTGAATCCTATCGCTGGCCAACATGTATAGAATCAATTTGGAAGCTCTATAACTTAATAATTGTACTAACTAGCAAATCCTTAAATTAAAGTTTCGGTTGATATTAATAAAACAGCTACTtatgaaaaaaaatcaagtacAAACTTATGACTTTAAAATGACAGAACAAAAAAcccacacacacatatatacatgtatgtttGTTTCAAAAccttttataaaattatatcaTTTCTTACCTTTTTTATATTTAACTCTTTAAGCTATCGAAAATAGCATCAAGTAAATATATTTTATGTTGTGGGATGGGATGAATTGGCTAGTATGAAGGGAGGGAGTGCACGTGGGAGATCTCAGCACTTACACactaaaaaaatgtaaataGATTTTATGCATACAAACATAAATTTACAATAAAAGGTCTCAATTAGCAAGTCTATGCTATCTCTTCCTCTTTTAACCTACGTGGCTTATTATATTTTATCAAACGTGTGCAATCAAGTTTTATCCACCATCGCATCCATTGATATGTGCATGACTTTCAACAAATGAATACATACTAAATATTACATCAATATTGTTAACAGTGTTGTAcaaaaacaattttcttttttttttgcactaaAAATATGATGTTATGATTCCATATGCCCAAGCACTTCTATGGGACATCCTGttgaattaattttttgcaTCAAGTATGTCACTAGTTAGAagtttttcttctcattttgtAGTAATAGTTCTGTTTCATCTTTCAACTGCAATTTTTGGACTCTTGTGTTTTACATCAAATCAGTTTAGTGGTAGTTTAGACCAAGTTCTTTATTATACCTTTTTGTCATTTCTTAGTTTCATAAAAGGCCACTTATAGGTGATACTTACCTATCAAATGATTTATAGGCACTCAAACGGATTCTATCAATTATGGCATTTACATTTTTATAGTAACCATATTTGTCATTTTGCACAAATAACTTGAAAGCAAAGTATCATACAATATCTTATTTATCACAATAATTGTTTATGTCTTTCTAAAAGTTTATGCATCAACACATTATAGCTAACAAATAAAGACAAATGattataaaagaaatgaaaatattAGAGATCATTTGAAGAAAAAATAgtaataaggaaaaaaaaattgaacacacaaTTAGTCAACATGGCTTCATAGAAAAGGTAACTTCTAAAATAAttgtttctatttatttttttgttaattctttgcCTATAGTATATATAACATAGAAGTATGATAAGTTTGAGTGCAACAAAACACGTGCAATGTACGTGCACTTtcctagtatatatatatatatatatatatatattgctagCTCGTATGATTCGAACACACATCAATTCTCAAGCCCTGCTATTATTTGTTACATTTAAATAGGTTTGCGGTTGAATCATATCATTTTGAAATATATTCTTTCAATGCAAGGGacgaagaaaaaaaggaaatattctttgtctaaaataaaaaaaaattgcaatttccCAAGACTCATTTCTATTGGTTCTACTTTATTTATCCCTTATCTCGAAATAATGAATTGAGTCCATATAGGCATTTTGGATGCTGCTATTAAAATAGcccttatatatatgtatataatgcAAGTCACTGTAGCAAAGCATTCCGAATCTAAACGTTATAAACCAAAAGCATAATGAAGTAGTATGTTTTGAGAATAAAAGCCTAATTTCTGATGACCACAAGcatgcatttttcttaaatcaggATAAGACAGAAAGCTCTGCCCAATCATTTGAAGATCAATCTATCCCCGCTATCATCCAATTATTATACTTGTTTGTGCTATTCTTTTCTTATCATATATCCCATCGTCAACCatctatattttcttttccaattgAAATGATCATTACACTCTGGCGGCTTTGCAGTTGACCAAAGTCTCTAAATTCTCCAAAGCAACTGCGACCGGAGACTACATAGTCTGGATGGCTGGTCATATCAAAGCCTCTCCTATCAATGAGCCTACGCAGAGAAAAGCAATCGGCTCTTGCACAAGGTCAAAAAATAGCACACGGCTTAGCATCAATTTAGTAATAATCAATAAGGAGACAAATGCAACAATAATGCTGTCTTCCAATCTTTCAATACCATTGTCTAGAGCACTTGATCACTAATTGCAAGTAAATGCTCAAAGAACCGAAAGTGAAGAATGCCACTAACCTATTAGACCTCTTAGATACAAAATTCATGACCTTTATGTACTAGAATTCAGATAAAAACCTGCTGAGTACaaaacaataaattaaaaaatgaacTTACAAAATCTTGACAAATTTTGCCAATGCAACTAGTTGACATGGTTAGAAATGTCTATAATTCTGCTGTTGTTCATCTGGGATATAATTCAGTGATTGAAACTTCGTTGATAGACGGGTTTGATGGAGACTTGGTGCCGGTAGATGTATCAGATACTTGTAAATCGTTAGGTGAGCTTTGTGTTCTACTACGACCAAAATATGCAGGCGGATTAGGTGCAGGCAATGTTATAGAATTACTATTGAGCATGAGAACTATTGAAGCCATGGTTGGCCTTTGTTCAATTTCGTCTTGAACGCATAGCAAGCCGACATGGATGCTTTGAATAACTTCATTTCTTGAATGTGTATCTCCGATTGTTGGATCTACCAATGCTAATGGTGTTCCATCCCTCCATTGTCTCCAAGCCTGCAACATATATTGCAAGTGATGATAGTGGAATAAATTGTCTCATTCAAATGTATACAAGAGCCCTCCAATGAGAATTCCAAGAAAATGAGATGTTTATTTTGCACTTACATAGCTTAGAAGGTCATCTCCTCCATGAGCTTGGTTGAACTGACTGTTCTTCTTGCCACTTAGAATTTCTAAAACTAGAACACCAAAACTAAACACATCTGATTTTACAGAGAATAAGCCGTGCAATGCGTACTCAGGAGCCATGTAACCACTACAAATTAGAACCATTTGTAATACACTTCAGGATTCAGCAATTAGGAAATTTAAAAACtgatgatgacaaaatgtaGAGAACGTAATTAAATATTAGAGTTTTAAAGATAGTGGGATCATTGTATTATTACAATCATGTTACCATGTAGATAACAAGATGAAGGTGCAGAACTTACTATGTCCCTGCGATTTTACTTGTATTTCCTTCAGATTGATCAACTCCAAATAGCCTTGCCATGCCAAAATCAGCGATCTTTGGATTCATATTTCTGTCTAGTAATATGTTACTGGCTTTAAGATCACGATGTATAATCCTAAGTCGAGAATCTTCATGAAGATAAAGAAGTCCTCTTGCTATTCCTCCTATGATCTTGTATCGTCTTGACCAATCCAACAATGGTTGCTTTTCTGGGTCTATACCATCATCAAACATGGAAAGTCTTGTTAGTTTCTTTAATTACAAAAGTTAATTTCCAAAAAAGACTGTACAGTCAATTCCAAAATAAATCAAGGGTGTTTGACTGGAACCTAACCAAAGAGAAAGTAGTCAAGGCTTTTGTTGGTCACAAATTCATAGATGAgtattctttcttctccttccaAGCAGAAACCAAGTAGTCGGACCAAGTTTCTGTGTTGAAGCCTAGCAACCAGGGCAATTTCGTTTTTAAATTCTTCTGTACCTTGAGCTGAGCTTCCTGATAGCCTTTTCACAGCTATCTCTTGTCCATTATGAAGTGTACCCTGATTGCAAATTAacaaagtataagcaaaattttcatttacaACGATCATATTCATAACTTTTCAGCATACTTGAAAATGGCTTAAACTTAATGTACCTTGTATACAGGTCCAAATCCACCTTCTCCAATTCTGTTtctgaagaggtgatttttggtgggtagTTGAACCGACCAGAATCAGGCTCCTCTGAGATGAAGTGAGGTGTGTCCTCgtgtccgaagtgaatggcggggcttctcccctgggatcactccgacgatcaagttagtatgagaacgagagaaAAGCAGTAGTATTGTCAAATGAACAGTATGCTTACTTGCGAAATGTACaggaggggtatttatagagtgGGAGTGGAGGTCAGGACGGAGGGTTCATGCTGGTGGGACCCATGTCCTGACATTACGGCTCTGCTCCCTGCGCAGGAggcctgactctgacactgtagccgcctgggCTGGATGACGGGGGTCCTGCGCAGTAGTCATTAGGATCAcccagtgcttttcagataaagcactggtccTGGGTGTTGTCAGGGGTGTTGACATCATCAGCGTCCAACCGAGGTGGTAGCCAGGGGTGCAGAGGTCATCCGAGTAGGAGACCATGGACCGATCCGAGCTCAGGGTCCGGATCGGGGGATGGCTGTGTTCGTGTAGGAGACGAAACGAGGTCACCTCGGCAACAAGATAGTGCCGAGGTGAGCACTctcaataagccccccaagcctcggGAGCTCCGGGTTAGGGAGGTACCGAGGCTTCCTTGTGCCGAAGTCATGAAGAGTCGAGGTTCCGAAACTGCTCCGGAAGATGCGGGGACGGGACACGTGGGCGAGTCAGTTGACAGGACGTGGTCACTGGTAACCGTCGCGTCGTGAGGTAGTGGGACGTTTCGTGCAGAGGGAGTGTCAGTTGAAAGGACGAGTCATtaatgagaagagagagaggCACGTCCTTTTGAATTCGAACGTGGTTGCCTTTTCGCATTCTTGCCGCCTCTTCGGATTCCCCCCGACTCCCTATAAATAGGGGGTCCTTTTCACCATATGGCCCATCACTTTCCTACTCAATCTCAGACTTGTAAAATTCTTGAGCGTCGCCGAGATCAGTCCTGCCAGCCGAGATATCAACCGAAGTCATCCACTTCGTCAGATTCCGTAGTCAACAGTATGTATCTTTCTCTTTATCTCATCATTCACTCATGGCCAAAACGGCTAAAACCCACAAGAAAACTGTGAAACCGAGCTACCAGGCCGAGGAGGTGCCGGACACTTCGGAAGATTCGACTTCATCCAGCTCAACGGGGTCGGCACCTACCGATGTGGGGGAATCGGCCGAGGAAGAAGTGGCTGGGACAGCACCGGGGTCAGAGTCATCAGAGATGAGCGAGGGCGGTTCCGATGTCGAATACGACACCAACCTCGGAACTGCAATACCCCACGACGAGGGGGTGCTGGAGCCCGTCGCTCCAAGAGATGCTGCCAACCTGGACTTCGGCAAGATGCCGCAGTTTAGGAGCCGCGTGGGAAGAGACAGGGCCTGGAAGGTGATAAGGAAGTATCCCTTCAGGCCGGGGTATCTCATGACATCGCCCCGGCCGAACGATTCGGCCGAG encodes:
- the LOC113754780 gene encoding cysteine-rich receptor-like protein kinase 10, with protein sequence MMNDIASQAANDRSGKKFAVKEADYSTFQRLYALGQCTPDLSSLDCENCLRNAISQIPTFCNNRRGCRITFFNCNIRYELYKFYNSVSPAPEPASSSSSPPPSPPPPSNSTSSEEGGGISTQTIVAIVVPISLAIVLLVVGFCIARRSKKTYVCTIFSVGASEISITESLQYNLSDIQAATNNFADQNRIGEGGFGPVYKGTLHNGQEIAVKRLSGSSAQGTEEFKNEIALVARLQHRNLVRLLGFCLEGEERILIYEFVTNKSLDYFLFDPEKQPLLDWSRRYKIIGGIARGLLYLHEDSRLRIIHRDLKASNILLDRNMNPKIADFGMARLFGVDQSEGNTSKIAGTYGYMAPEYALHGLFSVKSDVFSFGVLVLEILSGKKNSQFNQAHGGDDLLSYAWRQWRDGTPLALVDPTIGDTHSRNEVIQSIHVGLLCVQDEIEQRPTMASIVLMLNSNSITLPAPNPPAYFGRSRTQSSPNDLQVSDTSTGTKSPSNPSINEVSITELYPR